A genomic window from Macaca thibetana thibetana isolate TM-01 chromosome 16, ASM2454274v1, whole genome shotgun sequence includes:
- the CCDC42 gene encoding coiled-coil domain-containing protein 42, whose translation MSLGIMEEEDLAEYFRLQYGERLLQMLQKLPNVQGQSESPSIRLLEKKKETKIMHHNMLQKKKMFQRRMETLNLRWEELGVKEAQLKAHIQKFEQFIQENDQKRIRAMKKANKERELKRQHMQELSKGKQEMVALRLEHQRLSAKLQDYSIFNKYLEKVVENSEFEEIHEVIARYKTLVSMHHDLMQSAQEGQEKIERAKARLARYMEEKDDEILQQNNELARLQMRFDHARSNVIIWESRWAHIQNTAAKKTLLLGTIKMATLNLFQIVSKQLKEVTEVALEDTHKQLDMIQQFIQDLSDIWVEVKKKEQQQVRV comes from the exons ATGAGTCTGGGTATCATGGAAGAGGAAGACCTGGCCGAGTACTTCCGGCTGCAGTATGGGGAGCGGCTGCTGCAGATGCTCCA GAAACTCCCCAATGTTCAGGGACAGTCGGAGTCCCCATCCATCCGGCTactggagaagaaaaaggagacgAAAATCATGCATCATAATATGCTGCAGAAGAAAAAG aTGTTTCAGCGCAGAATGGAAACCCTGAACCTGCGCTGGGAGGAACTGGGCGTCAAGGAAGCCCAGCTGAAGGCTCACATCCAGAAGTTTGAGCAGTTCATCCAG GAGAACGACCAGAAACGGATCCGCGCCATGAAGAAAGCCAACAAGGAACGAGAACTCAAGCGCCAGCACATGCAGGAGCTGAGCAAGGGCAAGCAGGAGATGGTGGCGCTGCGGCTGGAGCACCAGCGGCTGAGTGCCAAGCTGCAGGACTACTCCATCTTCAACAAGTACCTAGAGAAGGTGGTGGAGAACTCCGAG TTCGAGGAGATCCATGAGGTGATCGCGCGCTACAAGACGCTGGTGAGCATGCACCACGACCTCATGCAGTCTGCGCAGGAGGGCCAGGAGAAGATTGAGCGCGCCAAGGCCCGGCTGGCGCGCTACATGGAGGAAAAGGATGATGAGATCCTGCAGCAAAACAATgagctggcaaggctgcagatgCGCTTCGACCATGCCCGCAGCAATGTCATCATCTGG GAATCTCGCTGGGCACACATCCAGAACACCGCAGCCAAGAAGACGCTGCTGCTTGGCACTATTAAGATGGCCACGCTGAACCTCTTCCAGATCGTGAGCAAGCAGCTGAAGGAGGTGACCGAGGTGGCCCTGGAGGACACCCACAAGCAGCTGGACATG ATCCAACAGTTTATCCAAGACCTGTCAGACATCTGGGTAGAGGTGAAAAAGAAGGAACAACAGCAAGTCCGGGTTTAA